AGGAATAGTCGGGCAAAAATATTTGCAAACCTGTTGGAAAAGTGCTAACCTGTAAAGGGATTTCCTTGTTTAATCAATTCTTTAAGCGAAAGGTGATTGCCGGGTAAATTCCTATGCCAAAGCTTGTTTTCTCCGATTCCAAAGGTCAGATCTATGACCATCCCATTTTGGAAATGGCCGGTCGGTCCGGGGATCTCTTCGTCCGCCCTTCTCCTGAGGAGCTTATTCCACTTCCTGCAGGGAGTCGGTTCTTTACCCTGCCTGAGCGTCAACCTGTAGGGTGGAGTCGGTCGGGTAAATCGCTTCGTATTCTGGACACGGTTCGGATGGGACAAAAAATGGTAACACCTTATGCCGTGGCAGCCTTCTTGAGTCCGGGTTATGTCCGAACCCTTCTTCCGGCGGCAACGTCCGAAAGGGTAAAAAGTTTTTTGCCCTTATGGGCTTATACTGCAATTGGCTGGCAAGATGAGCAGTTTTATGTGGCTGCAACCCGGGTAGACGATAATCCAACCTGGAATCCGGAGAATTACGATGATCGTATTTTAGTCGAGAAAGTTCAGGATCGTTTACAAACCAACCCCCATAATCGACTTCTCCATCAAGTAGCCCACTGTGCTTTGAAATATCACTGCTTTACGGCCAAGAACGTGTTTTATCAAAGATGGGAGGCCGGCATTCCCACGTCACCTGCCTGTAATGCCGATTGTGTGGGTTGCATCTCCTTGCAACCTTCCCGACGTGTACAAGCCTCCCATGAACGGCTCGATTTTGTTCCAACGGTAGAGGAGATCGTAGACCTGGGACTTTCCCACTTGAAGAAAGCCGAGAACGGAATTATCAGTTTTGGTCAGGGGTGCGAAGGGGAGCCCCTCATGCAGGCAGAATTGATTGCGAAGGCTATTTTGAGGATTCGGCGGGAGACCTGCCGGGGGACCATTCATATGAATACCAATGGGAGTAAACCCGCCCAGCTTCGTTATCTTTGTGAAGCCGGTTTGGAAAGTATTCGGGTGAGTTTGAACAGTGCAAACCCCCCGGTCTATGAAAGTTACTATCAGCCTAAAAATTATTCCTTTAAAGAGGTGGTCGAATCGATTAAGATAGCCCGGGATTACGGACTGTTCGTTTCCATCAATTTACTGACTTTTCCCGGCGTGACCGATCGTGAAGAAGAAGTAGAGAGTTTATTCCGGCTTATTCGGGAAACCCGCCTGAATATGGTTCAAATACGAAATCTGAATATCGATCCGGATCTTTATTTGCAAATGATTCCCGGCCGAAAGGGAAAAATAATAGGTATTTTGAATTTCCTTAAAAATTTAAAACAGGAGTTTCCAGAACTGACGATAGGGTGTTTTACCAGACCCAGGGAGGGAATTCAAGAAAGGATCGTCTAGAAAAATTCTCAACCGATCCGAATTCCTAAACCGAAAAACATTTGCAAACAGGGTATAAAGATGCTATCATCGCCTAAAAAAATGTAAATCCTTTATTAAGTACCTTAAACCTTAAGGGTGAGGTCTTTGAATGTAAAACGAGACCAGATCCTCGTTTTACATTATTACCCGACTTTCAGGATGTGGGCTGAAACGATTGTAAAAGTATTAAAAGAAAATGATATTCGGTCGATCTCCTTTCTTCCAGACACGGTGATCGGAAAAATTTTAAACTATGCCGTTAAAGATGGGTCTTTTGAGTTAATTACCCTGGCTCGAGAAGAGGAAGGGGTGGGAATCGTGACCGGGGAATATCTCGGGGGAAGGCGTGGGGTCTTAATGATGCAGAGTGCAGGCCTGGGAAATAGCGTCAATGCCCTGGCTTCTCTGGCCATTCCTTATCAAATTCCCTTTCTTTTACTCATCAGCCAGAGAGGGGAGTTGGGAGAATTTAATGCCTGCCATGTAACCATGGGAAAAGCATTACGGCGTATTCTGGATGCCTTAGGGATTCAGCATTTTACCCTCAGACGGGAAGATGAAGTCGAAATCATGATGCAGGGTGCTATCAAAACAGCCTATGCCTCCGAACAACCTGTTGCGGTGATTCTATCATCGGAACTGGTGGGATGGAAAGATGAAAAATGATTAATCGATTGGAAGCGACCCAGTATCTTATGAGACACCTTACCGACGAGCCGGTTATTGCTTCTTGTGGGAATCCCAAATACGATTTATTTTCGGCAGAGGATCGAAAAGAGAATTTTTACATGTGGAATTCCATGGGGATGGCCTCTTCAACAGGGTTGGGGCTCGCCCTGGCACGTCCGGATAAAAAGGTGATCATTTTAGACGGAGATGGAGCCATTTTAATGAATTTAAACTCCCTGACCACAGCCGCCAGTAAATCTCCCCCCAATCTCATCCATATTATCTGGGATAATCGGTCCTACCAAATCACCGGTGGACAGGCAACCCACACGGCGGGAAAAGCCAATTTAGCCCAAATTGCACGAGGGGCCGGTTTTGAGAAGGTGCTGACCCTGGATACCCTGGAAGCCTTTAAGCAGGCTCTCCCTAAAGTTTTATCCGAGCCGGGCCCCTGGGTGGTGGTAGCTATAACCGATAATTGTGGAGCTCCTGGGAGACCTCCTAAAAGTCCAACGTACATCAAGCATCGGTTCATGGAAGCTCTGGGAAGCCGAAGATAATCCAGGACGCGCAGCATGGGATTCTCAAAAATTTTAGTTTCGTTATGTTTCGGTTAAGGGGGCGGTTTGGATCTTAAGGGAGAGTTTTTATACCCATAAGGTGGAAGCCTTTGACCGGAAGGTGTATATTAAAACACAGATCCATAAAAAGTTTAGGTTATTTCCACAAGGAAATACCCCATACCTCATAGGGGTAGCTATAAAGAACTGCCCTGTTTAAGAACAGGCAACATTTTTATACCGAATGGGTAGGAGAGGTTGAGTATCATGTTTGCACGATATTCTAAAATGATAAGTTCCTGGTTACTTGTTTTCATCCTTGCTTTAACTTCTATTCCTTTATGGGAGGGAGAAGTCTTGGCAGGGAATAGGACGGGGGGTCGTGTGGGGGGAAAATCGGGTTTCTCAAGATCATCACCTTCTTCCTCACCATTTTCAAACAGCTATTCCAGATCTCGGGACTATTCCAGTTCAGACTATTCCCGTAGTCCCAATAACACGACGTATATTCCTGTACCCATAGGGGGAGGAAGCCCGGGCTTCTTCTATTTCGGTCCCCGTTATTATCCTGCAACCAGTACAAGTATGGGTAACCTGTTGTTTTGGGCTTTGGTTGTGGGAGCTTTAGTTTTTGTGGCGGTTATTATTTTATCCCGTATGAACTCCAGATCCTCAGGAAGTCTCAGGACTCCCTCGAAGAGTCTGGCTGCTGCTCAGGTTATCAAATTCCAACTGGCTCTGTTATCGGCTGCTAAAGAACTTCAAACGGAACTGAATAAGCTGGCCGAGACGGTAAATACTGGTGACCCGACAGGTCTTCAGCAATTGTTGCAGGAAACAACCCTGGCCCTTATCCGTCATCCAGACTACTGGATGCAAGCGGGGATAGAGGTGGTCTCTACACCTTCCTATGAAGTGGCCGAATCTAAGTTCGATGAATGGGTGATGACCGAACGTGCCAAATTCTCTGAAGAAACCCTGACCAACGTGGAAGGACGTGTCCAGAAGCGGGAAGCTAAACCCAATCGAGACGGAGAGGAAATAGGGGATTATCTGGTTATCACCTTGATAGTAGCAACTACCCGGACGGTCTTCCAACCCCTGTCGGTTATGAATGCCGATGAACTGAAAAAGCTTTTGACTACGTTGGGATCGCTTTCCGCCCGGGAGCTATTGGCCGTTGAGGTGCTCTGGACCCCTCAGAATACAACCGATGTTTTAACTGAAGATGACCTGTTGGTGGGATATCCGGAGTTGAAACCGGTTTCGTAAAAACAACATAAAAATTTTCCCATGAAGAGGGAGGGGGAACGATGCATGTTTTAGTGAATTACTTGATTGCAATTGGATGGGGAATTGTGGGTGCTGTATCCATGGCTCTCGGTTTAGGAATTTTATTATGGGTCTTTAATCGGGTCACTCCCATTGATGAGTGGGAAGAAATCAGAAAAGGAAATGTCTCTGTGGCTATTATCCTGGCTGCTGTAATCCTCGCCCTGGGAATTGCGGTTGGCTTTGCCATTATGCCCCCACCGTAGGAAGTGGGGAAGTATGGGGGTATGGGAGTAAATTTTCCCACACCCCCATACCTCCACACCCCCACACTCCCATACTTTTCTCTTTACTCCTTTCTCTTTTTCCACTCTTCAAACAGCTTTTTGGTCGACTCCCGAGGAGGATAATACTTCCCGGGTGAGACATTTTCTGCTATTATTCTTTCTTTGATAAACTGTTCCAGTTCTTCTTTTTCTATAGCCTCTTGAACTACCTGATGGACCAGGTGCCGGGGGATCACCACAACCCCATCGTCATCTCCCAGGATCACATCCCCCGGGAGTACCAGAACCCCTCCACATTGAATGGCCACATTCTCCTCATAGGGAAGGATGTCCGTGGGACCTGCCTTGGCCGTACTATTCTGAGCGAAAAGTCCCAATCCGTATGTTTTTAAACTGTTGGTATCCCGAAGGGCTCCGTCGGTTACGATTCCTTCGGCTTTACGGAGTTTAAGGCGTAAGAATTTGATATCTCCACCTACAGAAGCATAGGGTAGTCCCAGAGCATCTATTACCAGTACATCACCCGGGCCGCATAACTCTATGGCCCGATACTCCGGTGTGTTTTCTTTTCCGACCGTTTCTTCCTGAAGATCGGGTCGCTGGGGTAAGAATCGAAGGGTCACCGCTCGCCCAACAAGCTTGGTTCCTGGAATTAAACTTCGAACCCCTTCCATGTAAACTCTCAGATAACCGTGAGCCCGTAAAACATCTAAAATATTTGTGCAGGGAAAAGCTTTGAGTTGAGTCAAGATTTCCTGGGAAATTTTAACTTCTCTTTTCATTCAATCCCCACCTTTAGTCCGTAAACCAGTTGTCCCCCTAACCATCCCGTAACAAATACCATTCCGTTTCCCAGTATTGCAAGGCTAAGATAAAGCCATCGCCGGGAGCCATCCAGAATTTTGGGATACTTACGCTTTAATCCGATTTCTACTCCGTAGATTAAAAGTAGAGAAGCCCCGCAATAGGCATGGGTTGACACGGCCCCCTGTCGAGGATCGGCTTCCGCAAGATGACTGAAGTCAATACTTCCTGTAATCAAGGCTCCTAAAGCACCGATATAGCCGAAAATCATGCAATAATAAGCAGCTTTTTCAAAAGCCACCTCTTTTTCATTCAGGTAGAGGATCATAAAAAGAGTACTGGCTGTAAAAAAAGCTATGGGAAAATGGATAACAAAGGGATGAATAGGGTACATGGCCGGTTTCCAGTTTGATTTATCAGGAGTTTAATAAAATTGCTTGCACGTTTCCCGGAGTATGAAGGTTTTATTCGAAGGGGTTTCATTGCTACAAGGGAATGCTGCGTTTGAGTTTAACGTAAACCGTTGTTTTTTGGTTAGGAATACTCTGGATGGTCAAACTCCCTCCATGCAATTCGACCAGGCGTTTGGCAATAATAAGTCCCAGTCCTGTTCCTTGCTGCTCATAGAATTTTCGTTCAAACTGCATATAGGCCCCTATATCGGCAATCTGCTGGGACGTCATTCCTCTTCCAAAGTTGTTTATTTCGATGATAAAAAAGTGATTCAGGGTTGTTGTGGTAACATGAACGGGTGTTCCGGCCTGGGAGAATTTAAATGCATTGCTGATCAGTTCTTCGACGACTTTTTTCAGATTTTCTTCTGAGATCTGGACCTTTGTATCCGTAAGCTCTAAAGCCAAATCCTTTTCCCTTTCCAGTTGTTTAGCTTTTTGCCAGCAGATCTCTGAAATAATCATTCTGGGATGTTCGGTAAAACTGTTCCTTAAGGCCGCTATCCTCTTAGGATCTGTGGCTATGAGTTCAATTTGTGCGTACACAAGGAAATTCTGAATAAGTTTGTGGAGGTTCGTTGCGGATAAGTGGATCATCTGCGCCATTTCTCCAATTTCCTGTCGTCCCACCGTTTCGTAATTTTCCATGAGCAACTCTGAAAAACCCAGAATTCCATGTAAGGGGGTAAGAAACTCATGGGGAAGTGCATGGATAATATTTCCTCGCAAATCTTCCAATTTTTTCTCGCTTCGTTTGAGAACCACTTCCTGCTTTTCAAGCCGGGTTTTAACTGCAGAAAGTAATTCCTGAGTGGTAAAGGGTTTACTGAGGTAATCATCTGCCCCGATATTCATGCCACGTCTCATATCTTCTCTAGAGACTTTAGCCGTCAAAAAAATGAATGGAATTGCGGCTGTTGTTGGATCCTGGCGTAGTATAGCCAGGGTATCATAGCCATTAAGCTCAGGCATTATAATATCACAGATAATTAAATCGGGCAGGTAGTCCCGTGCCAGTTGTATCCCGATCAAACCATTCTCTGCCTGGATTACTTCAAAACCTTCCAAACCCAAAATAGCAGCGATTCCTTCACGAACCGGAAGAGCATCGTCAATAACAAGAATTTTTTTCATTATAAAATCTTCCCCCCTTTAGTAAATTCGTCTTTATCTCTGCCTGGATAGGAGGATGGGTTTTTCCATCCCTCGTCTCCTTTTAAGCCTACTCTAAACTCAGGATCATTTTCAAGAAGAATTTTAAGTTTCGGTGAAAAATTAAAATGGGTAGGGAAAAGAAAAATCCTTGACAAACCCTCTTTCTAAAGATTGAATCCTTAACACAGGGACGCAGGGACAGGGAGACAGGGGGACGCGGAGACAGGGGGACGCGGAGACAGGGGGACGCGGGAACAAGGAATCATTTCCCTATATCCTTGTGTCCTCGCATTCCCAACACCCCAAAGCCCCTGCATCCTAACATCCCAAAGTCTCCGCGTCCCTCTGTCTCCGCGTCCCAACGTCCTGGATTTCAGACGAGGTTACTCATGAAAAAACCAGCTAAATTCCTCATGATTTTTTACATAGCTTTTTTAGGTGTTTTAGCCAGTGCCGTCTTCTCTCAAATAAGCTCAGGTCCGGTTCCCATCCTTAAATGGTTAGGTACTGCAGGTTATGAAATAACCTTTGGAGATACGGTCATTCTCATTGATCCTTTTTTAACGCGGCCACCGGTAAATTTTTTTAGTAAAGATTTTAAGGGGGACGAAGAATTAACTACCAATGAGGCATTAATCTCCGAGGTCATTAAAAAAGCAGATTACATTCTTGTAGGGCACAGTCACTGGGATCATCTGATGGATGTTCCTTATATAGCCAAAAAGACGGGTGCCAGGGTCATAGGTTCTGAGTCAACGGCCAATATCCTCCGGAGCTATGACGTATCGGAAGAGCAGATTATTCCGGTAAAAGGCGGTGAGCAGATCAAGTTTTCTAACTTTTCGGTAAAAGTCATTCCCAGCCTGCACTCCTTGAATGGAAAAAAACGGGTGGGGATTCCGGGTGTGGTGAGTACGCCGCTAAAGCCTCCTTTGAAGGTTGCGGACCTTAAAGAGGGGGGGACGTTTGGTTACTATCTTCGTCTGGGGAAATATACCATTCTTCATATTGGGAGTGCGAATTTTATTGAAAATGAGCTTCGTTATTTACCATCTCCCGATGTGGCGATTCTGGGAACCCTAGCCCGGGAGAATACCGAAGATTATGCTTATCGAATCATTAAGTTATTGAATCCCAAGGTAGTCATTCCGACCCATTGGGATAAC
The sequence above is a segment of the Candidatus Limnocylindrales bacterium genome. Coding sequences within it:
- a CDS encoding radical SAM protein, with the protein product MPKLVFSDSKGQIYDHPILEMAGRSGDLFVRPSPEELIPLPAGSRFFTLPERQPVGWSRSGKSLRILDTVRMGQKMVTPYAVAAFLSPGYVRTLLPAATSERVKSFLPLWAYTAIGWQDEQFYVAATRVDDNPTWNPENYDDRILVEKVQDRLQTNPHNRLLHQVAHCALKYHCFTAKNVFYQRWEAGIPTSPACNADCVGCISLQPSRRVQASHERLDFVPTVEEIVDLGLSHLKKAENGIISFGQGCEGEPLMQAELIAKAILRIRRETCRGTIHMNTNGSKPAQLRYLCEAGLESIRVSLNSANPPVYESYYQPKNYSFKEVVESIKIARDYGLFVSINLLTFPGVTDREEEVESLFRLIRETRLNMVQIRNLNIDPDLYLQMIPGRKGKIIGILNFLKNLKQEFPELTIGCFTRPREGIQERIV
- a CDS encoding thiamine pyrophosphate-binding protein — protein: MNVKRDQILVLHYYPTFRMWAETIVKVLKENDIRSISFLPDTVIGKILNYAVKDGSFELITLAREEEGVGIVTGEYLGGRRGVLMMQSAGLGNSVNALASLAIPYQIPFLLLISQRGELGEFNACHVTMGKALRRILDALGIQHFTLRREDEVEIMMQGAIKTAYASEQPVAVILSSELVGWKDEK
- a CDS encoding thiamine pyrophosphate-dependent enzyme, which codes for MINRLEATQYLMRHLTDEPVIASCGNPKYDLFSAEDRKENFYMWNSMGMASSTGLGLALARPDKKVIILDGDGAILMNLNSLTTAASKSPPNLIHIIWDNRSYQITGGQATHTAGKANLAQIARGAGFEKVLTLDTLEAFKQALPKVLSEPGPWVVVAITDNCGAPGRPPKSPTYIKHRFMEALGSRR
- a CDS encoding DUF1517 domain-containing protein, which translates into the protein MFARYSKMISSWLLVFILALTSIPLWEGEVLAGNRTGGRVGGKSGFSRSSPSSSPFSNSYSRSRDYSSSDYSRSPNNTTYIPVPIGGGSPGFFYFGPRYYPATSTSMGNLLFWALVVGALVFVAVIILSRMNSRSSGSLRTPSKSLAAAQVIKFQLALLSAAKELQTELNKLAETVNTGDPTGLQQLLQETTLALIRHPDYWMQAGIEVVSTPSYEVAESKFDEWVMTERAKFSEETLTNVEGRVQKREAKPNRDGEEIGDYLVITLIVATTRTVFQPLSVMNADELKKLLTTLGSLSARELLAVEVLWTPQNTTDVLTEDDLLVGYPELKPVS
- a CDS encoding DUF350 domain-containing protein, which gives rise to MHVLVNYLIAIGWGIVGAVSMALGLGILLWVFNRVTPIDEWEEIRKGNVSVAIILAAVILALGIAVGFAIMPPP
- a CDS encoding DUF2231 domain-containing protein, whose amino-acid sequence is MYPIHPFVIHFPIAFFTASTLFMILYLNEKEVAFEKAAYYCMIFGYIGALGALITGSIDFSHLAEADPRQGAVSTHAYCGASLLLIYGVEIGLKRKYPKILDGSRRWLYLSLAILGNGMVFVTGWLGGQLVYGLKVGIE
- a CDS encoding hybrid sensor histidine kinase/response regulator, with translation MKKILVIDDALPVREGIAAILGLEGFEVIQAENGLIGIQLARDYLPDLIICDIIMPELNGYDTLAILRQDPTTAAIPFIFLTAKVSREDMRRGMNIGADDYLSKPFTTQELLSAVKTRLEKQEVVLKRSEKKLEDLRGNIIHALPHEFLTPLHGILGFSELLMENYETVGRQEIGEMAQMIHLSATNLHKLIQNFLVYAQIELIATDPKRIAALRNSFTEHPRMIISEICWQKAKQLEREKDLALELTDTKVQISEENLKKVVEELISNAFKFSQAGTPVHVTTTTLNHFFIIEINNFGRGMTSQQIADIGAYMQFERKFYEQQGTGLGLIIAKRLVELHGGSLTIQSIPNQKTTVYVKLKRSIPL
- a CDS encoding MBL fold metallo-hydrolase; this translates as MKKPAKFLMIFYIAFLGVLASAVFSQISSGPVPILKWLGTAGYEITFGDTVILIDPFLTRPPVNFFSKDFKGDEELTTNEALISEVIKKADYILVGHSHWDHLMDVPYIAKKTGARVIGSESTANILRSYDVSEEQIIPVKGGEQIKFSNFSVKVIPSLHSLNGKKRVGIPGVVSTPLKPPLKVADLKEGGTFGYYLRLGKYTILHIGSANFIENELRYLPSPDVAILGTLARENTEDYAYRIIKLLNPKVVIPTHWDNFLLPFSEGAKEIAELGESGKVENFVKEIKEVSPGTRVIVQKFLETYTVGKE